Proteins encoded within one genomic window of Acidovorax sp. 107:
- the thiC gene encoding phosphomethylpyrimidine synthase ThiC, translating to MNAPDPHAQLAAPEKFAELLARTREPFPASRKAYIPGQLHADLRVPVRDIALTNGELVSVYDTSGPYTDPNAVIDVRQGLASVRGGWITGRGDVEHYEGRAPVALDDGQKSEDATRLAQLRAEAAALQRKPLRAKSGANVTQMHYAKKGIITPEMEYVAIRENGKREWMAQYMADAGREQRLMGNPMGASIPRIITPEFVRDEVARGRAIIPANINHPEVEPMAIGRNFLVKINANIGNSAVTSSIEEEVEKLVWAIRWGADNVMDLSTGKNIHTTRDWIVRNSPVPIGTVPIYQALEKVGGIAEDLTWEIFRDTLIEQAEQGVDYFTIHAGVRLAYIHLTAQRRTGIVSRGGSIMAKWCMAHHRESFLYEHFEDICDIMKAYDVSFSLGDGLRPGCASDANDEAQFAELHTLGELTQVAWKHDVQTMIEGPGHVPMHMIQANMTEQLKTCHEAPFYTLGPLTIDIAPGYDHIASAIGAAMIGWMGTAMLCYVTPKEHLGLPDRDDVKQGIIAYKIAAHAADVAKGHPGARSRDDALSQARFDFRWQDQFNLGLDPETAKEYHDETLPKDSAKVAHFCSMCGPKFCSMKITQEVRDFAAQKGVAEAEALAQGMQTKAAEFQKGGGELYIPLKPV from the coding sequence ATGAACGCCCCCGATCCCCACGCCCAACTGGCTGCCCCCGAGAAATTCGCCGAGCTGCTCGCACGCACCCGCGAACCCTTTCCCGCATCGCGCAAGGCCTATATCCCCGGCCAGCTGCACGCCGACCTGCGCGTGCCCGTACGCGATATTGCGCTCACCAACGGCGAGCTGGTCAGCGTGTATGACACCTCGGGCCCGTACACCGACCCCAACGCGGTGATCGATGTGCGCCAAGGCCTGGCCAGCGTGCGCGGCGGCTGGATCACCGGCCGTGGCGACGTGGAGCACTACGAAGGCCGCGCGCCCGTGGCGTTGGACGATGGGCAAAAGAGCGAAGACGCCACCCGCCTCGCCCAATTGCGCGCTGAAGCTGCCGCGCTGCAGCGCAAGCCCCTGCGCGCTAAAAGTGGTGCCAACGTCACGCAGATGCACTACGCCAAGAAGGGCATCATCACGCCCGAGATGGAGTACGTGGCCATCCGTGAAAACGGCAAGCGCGAGTGGATGGCCCAGTACATGGCCGATGCAGGCCGTGAGCAGCGCCTGATGGGCAACCCCATGGGCGCCAGCATCCCGCGCATCATCACGCCCGAATTCGTGCGCGACGAAGTGGCCCGGGGCCGCGCCATCATTCCGGCCAACATCAACCACCCCGAGGTGGAACCGATGGCGATTGGCCGCAACTTCCTGGTCAAGATCAACGCCAACATCGGCAACTCGGCCGTCACGTCCAGCATTGAAGAAGAGGTTGAAAAGCTGGTGTGGGCCATCCGCTGGGGTGCCGACAACGTGATGGATCTGTCCACTGGCAAGAACATCCACACCACGCGCGACTGGATCGTGCGCAACTCGCCTGTGCCCATCGGCACGGTGCCGATCTACCAAGCGTTGGAAAAGGTGGGCGGCATTGCCGAGGACCTGACCTGGGAAATCTTCCGCGACACGCTGATCGAGCAGGCTGAGCAGGGCGTGGACTACTTCACCATCCACGCCGGCGTGCGCCTGGCCTACATCCACCTCACGGCGCAGCGCCGCACCGGCATCGTCTCGCGCGGCGGCTCCATCATGGCCAAGTGGTGCATGGCGCACCACCGCGAGAGCTTCCTGTACGAGCACTTCGAGGACATCTGCGACATCATGAAGGCGTACGACGTGTCGTTCAGCCTGGGCGATGGCCTGCGCCCCGGCTGCGCATCCGACGCCAATGACGAAGCGCAATTTGCCGAGCTGCACACGCTGGGCGAGCTGACCCAGGTGGCCTGGAAGCACGACGTGCAGACCATGATCGAAGGCCCCGGCCACGTGCCCATGCACATGATCCAGGCCAACATGACCGAGCAGCTCAAGACCTGCCACGAGGCGCCGTTCTACACCCTGGGCCCGCTGACCATCGACATCGCGCCCGGCTATGACCACATCGCCAGCGCCATCGGCGCCGCCATGATCGGCTGGATGGGCACGGCCATGCTGTGCTACGTGACCCCCAAGGAACACCTGGGCCTGCCCGACCGTGACGACGTGAAGCAGGGGATCATTGCGTACAAGATCGCGGCCCACGCTGCCGATGTGGCCAAGGGCCACCCGGGTGCCCGCTCGCGCGACGATGCATTGAGCCAGGCGCGCTTCGACTTCCGCTGGCAGGACCAGTTCAACCTGGGCCTGGACCCCGAGACGGCCAAGGAATACCACGACGAGACCCTGCCCAAGGACTCGGCCAAGGTGGCGCATTTCTGTTCGATGTGCGGCCCCAAGTTCTGCTCGATGAAGATCACGCAGGAAGTGCGCGACTTCGCGGCGCAAAAGGGCGTGGCCGAGGCCGAAGCCCTGGCCCAGGGCATGCAGACCAAGGCGGCTGAGTTCCAGAAGGGCGGGGGCGAGCTGTACATCCCGCTCAAGCCCGTGTGA
- a CDS encoding methyl-accepting chemotaxis protein: MNALGRFSIRTRLYFGTVFSLILLVVIGAMGYVALDRTRGTLQVLFSERVQTLTDMSELRTTLGDLRRTEKDIIINFNNSVEVSALRETWAKTLAALRKSLSDVRQVQSGDAAFVESIDKSLAEIKAYETGISPIFEQIERAQLDGAGGGAYADRLKVHMEATDKLFSSLAAAARAQMDEARAGVESRTSTMAALIGVGLVLALAVLIPLTFFSVRSITKSLGQAQELAERIASGDLSRDVAAMNQDEVGQLVGSMGRMQDALRDLVRQVQDAAGNISTASSEIASGNHDLSHRTEQTAANLEETASSMEVLTSTVQQSAQSSRQASDFASTAAEVAARGGAVVSQVVTTMDQITTSSRKIADITGVIDSIAFQTNILALNAAVEAARAGEQGRGFAVVASEVRNLAQRSAEAAKEIKGLIGSSVERVEDGSRLVSQAGQTMTEIVSSVRRVSDIIAEITASSAEQSDNIGQISQSVTQLDQMTQQNAALVEESTAASESLREQAHHLNSAVSQFKLQDGASPSATFNPPVAAAPAVAQVARRPALQIR, from the coding sequence ATGAACGCTCTCGGCCGCTTCTCGATTCGCACGCGTCTCTATTTCGGAACCGTCTTTTCCCTGATCCTTCTGGTCGTCATTGGAGCCATGGGTTATGTGGCCCTCGACCGAACGCGCGGCACGCTGCAGGTGCTGTTCTCGGAGCGCGTGCAGACCCTGACCGACATGTCCGAACTGCGCACCACCCTGGGTGACCTGCGCCGGACCGAAAAAGACATCATCATCAACTTCAACAACTCGGTCGAGGTGTCCGCCTTGCGCGAGACCTGGGCCAAGACACTGGCTGCGTTGCGCAAGAGCCTGTCCGATGTGCGCCAGGTGCAGTCGGGCGATGCGGCGTTTGTCGAGTCCATCGACAAGTCGCTGGCCGAGATCAAGGCCTACGAAACCGGCATCTCGCCCATCTTCGAGCAGATCGAGCGGGCGCAGCTTGATGGCGCGGGCGGCGGCGCCTATGCCGACCGCCTGAAGGTCCACATGGAGGCCACCGACAAGCTGTTCTCCAGCCTGGCCGCCGCCGCGCGCGCACAGATGGACGAGGCCCGTGCGGGCGTTGAGTCGCGCACCTCCACCATGGCCGCGCTGATCGGTGTGGGCCTGGTGCTGGCGCTGGCCGTGCTGATTCCCCTCACCTTCTTCAGCGTGCGTTCCATCACCAAGTCCCTCGGGCAGGCGCAGGAGCTGGCCGAACGCATTGCCAGCGGCGACCTGTCGCGCGATGTGGCGGCCATGAACCAGGACGAAGTGGGCCAGCTGGTGGGCTCCATGGGCCGCATGCAGGACGCGTTGCGTGACCTGGTGCGCCAGGTGCAGGACGCGGCGGGCAACATCTCCACCGCCAGCTCCGAGATCGCCAGCGGCAACCACGACCTGAGCCACCGCACCGAGCAGACGGCGGCCAACCTGGAAGAGACGGCCTCGTCGATGGAAGTGCTGACCAGCACCGTGCAGCAAAGCGCCCAGTCCTCGCGCCAGGCCAGCGACTTCGCATCGACCGCCGCCGAGGTGGCCGCACGCGGCGGGGCCGTGGTGTCGCAGGTGGTGACCACCATGGACCAGATCACCACCAGCTCGCGCAAGATTGCCGACATCACGGGCGTGATCGATTCGATTGCGTTCCAGACCAACATCCTGGCGCTCAATGCTGCGGTGGAAGCCGCCCGTGCCGGTGAGCAAGGCCGCGGCTTTGCGGTGGTGGCCAGCGAGGTGCGCAACCTCGCGCAGCGCAGCGCCGAAGCGGCCAAGGAGATCAAGGGTCTGATCGGTTCGTCGGTGGAGCGGGTGGAAGACGGCTCGCGCCTGGTGAGCCAGGCCGGCCAGACCATGACCGAGATCGTGAGCAGCGTGCGGCGCGTGTCCGACATCATTGCGGAGATCACCGCCTCGTCGGCCGAGCAGAGCGACAACATCGGCCAGATCAGCCAGTCGGTCACCCAGCTCGACCAGATGACCCAGCAAAACGCGGCGCTGGTGGAGGAGTCCACCGCAGCGTCCGAGTCGCTGCGGGAGCAGGCCCACCACCTCAACAGCGCCGTCAGCCAGTTCAAGCTGCAGGATGGCGCATCGCCCTCGGCCACGTTCAACCCCCCCGTTGCCGCAGCACCTGCCGTCGCCCAGGTGGCGCGCCGACCCGCGTTGCAGATCCGGTAA